A genomic stretch from Candidatus Zixiibacteriota bacterium includes:
- a CDS encoding ribonuclease HI family protein: MTDNTRIDRDANPVKKSDVLDIYTDGASRNNPGKGSGAFIFVLKDDIICSDAQYFGDITNNQAEYKALIMALDRVIEFTRWHIRIHSDSELLIKQMSGDWRVKEPMLKELYREAGELEKGIQKIEYLHVPRSNRFIKIVDKMCNECLDKNLK, encoded by the coding sequence TTGACTGACAACACAAGAATCGATAGAGACGCAAATCCGGTCAAGAAATCAGACGTGCTCGATATCTACACCGATGGTGCTTCTCGGAACAATCCCGGTAAAGGGTCTGGAGCATTCATCTTTGTGCTGAAGGATGACATTATCTGTAGTGATGCACAGTACTTCGGTGACATTACGAATAATCAAGCGGAGTACAAGGCGCTAATCATGGCTCTAGACCGCGTGATTGAGTTCACTCGATGGCACATCCGGATTCACTCCGATAGTGAGTTACTTATTAAGCAGATGAGCGGCGATTGGCGTGTGAAGGAACCGATGCTTAAGGAGCTATATCGAGAAGCAGGCGAGTTGGAGAAGGGGATTCAGAAGATAGAGTACCTACATGTGCCACGGAGCAATCGCTTCATCAAGATCGTTGACAAGATGTGTAACGAGTGTCTTGACAAGAATCTCAAGTGA